CTGGTGCATCTGCTGGACCGGGGCGGCGACCCCGCCGGGCTGGCCGTCGAGGCGCTCACCGCCGCGGGCCGCCGCCCCCTCGTGGTGGACACCGCCGCGCTGGCGGCGGCCGGTGACCGGGCGCCCGAGCTGGCACGGACCCTGGCGGCCGAGGCCCGCCTCGCCCACGGCGGTCTCGTGCTCGGCCCGCTCGAAGCGCTCGCCCCCGAACGCCCGGAGGGGGCCCGCCTGTTGGCCTCCCTCTGTGCGGCGGTGAGCGGCACGCCCCTGATCGCGTACGGGAAGGGGAACTGGGACCCGCTCTGGACCCGGGACAGCCCGGTGCCGGTCGCCGTCCTGCCTCCGGGCCCGACGGGCGCGGCGCGCCGGTGGCGGCGGGCGCTCGCCGAGGCGGCCGGTGCGGTGGGGCTGCCGGACGCGCAGGCGCCGGCCGACGACCGCCTGATCGAGGCCACCGCCTCCTACCGCCTCGACTCCGACCAGCTGCGCAAGGCCGCCACCGTCGCCTCCCGCCTCGCCCTCCTCGCGCAGCGCCCGGTCCACCCGGACGACCTGCGCACGGCGGTCCGCGCCCAGAACGGCGCCGGTCTGGAGCGGCTCGCCCGCCGCATCGAGCCCGCCGTCGGCTGGGACGACCTGGTGCTGCCCCCGGCCACCCGCACCCAGCTCACCGAACTCGCCCTCCGTGCCCGCCACCGCGAACAGGTGCTGGGGGAGTGGGGGATGCGGCCGGGCGGCGGCCGGGGGCGCGGGGTCATCGCCATGTTCGCGGGGGAGTCCGGCACCGGGAAGACCATGTCGGCCGAGGTGGTCGCCCGCGAACTGGGCATGGAGCTCTACGTGGTGGACCTCTCCACCGTGGTCGACAAGTACATCGGCGAGACCGAGAAGAACCTGGAGCGGATCTTCGTCGAGGCCTCCGACGTCAACGGCATCCTGCTCTTCGACGAGGCGGACGCGATCTTCGGCAAGCGCTCGCAGGTCAAGGACGCCCACGACAAGCACGCCAACGTGGAGTCGGCCTACCTCCTCCAGCGCATGGAGTCCTTCGACGGGATCGCCGTGCTCACGACCAACCTCCGGGCCAACCTGGACGAGGCGTTCACCCGCCGCCTGGACGTGATCGCGGAGTTCCCGATGCCGGACGCCGAGCAGCGCCTCGCCCTCTGGGACCGCTGCCTGGGCGCCTCGATCCCGCGCGATCCGGCGCTGGACCTGGAGTTCTGCGCGGCCCGCTTCGAGCTGGCGGGCGGGTCGATCCGGGCCTGCGCGGTGACCGCCGCCTACCTCGCGGCGGAGTCGGGGGCGCCGCTGACCATGGACCAGTTGGTCACGGCGGTGCTCCAGGAGTACCGCAAGCTGGGGCGGCTGGTGCTGGAGAGCGAGTTCGGGCCGTGGCTGGCGAAGGAGCGGCAGGGGCGGTAGGGGATCGCGTGACCCGCCACCACCCGGGCCGGCGGCGCTGTGCGGGCGGACGCCATCGCCGTACACCGTCCCCCGTTCCTGGTCTCGTGCGCAGTCGATGCGGCGAGAGGGCTGAGTGATGAGTGTGGACAAGGTGGTCGCCGACCCGGCGGTCGCGGACGTGGCGGCCGGGGCGTCACTGGCGGTCGGCGGATTCGGCCTCTGCGGCATCCCCGGCGTGCTGATCCATGCCCTGCTGGAGCGGGGCGCGGGCGGGCTGCGGGTGGTGTCCGACAACTGCGGGGTGGACGACCGGGGCCTGGGCCTCCTGCTGCGGGCCGGGCTGATCGCCCGGATGACCAGCTCGTACGTGGGGGAGAACAAGGAGTTCGCCCGGCAGTACCTCCAGGGTGAGCTGGAGGTGGAGCTGGTCCCCCAGGGCACCCTGGCGGAACGGCTGCGGGCCGGCGGCTCCGGCATCCCGGCGTTCTCCACCCCGGCCGGTGCGGGCACCTGGATCGAGGAGGGCGGACTGCCCTGGCGGTACGCCCCCGGCGACCCGCGCGCGGAGAAGCGCGTGGAGCGCCGGACCGTACGCGGGGAGGCCTGAGATGGCACTGACCCGTGAGCAGCTGGCGGCCCGGGCCGCACGTGAACTGACCGACGGCGGTTACGTCAACCTCGGCATCGGCCTGCCGGCCCTGATCCCCGGCTTCCTGCCCGAGGGCGAGGGCGGGCAGCTGACCGCCGCGATCACCAAGGACGCGGTGGACGATCTCGGCCTCGCGGCGGGCACGCCCGTCACCGCCCTGGTCAAGTCCACGGAGGTCTCGCTGACGGCCGGCTGACTCCGTCTCGCACCGCACGAAGGCTGGGACGGCGGGCCTCGCGGGAACGCACGGCTGACGAACTTTGTCGTGGACCGACCAATCAATTCCGCGGCCGGCTCCGAATGAACGACATCAGCAACCGAATGAAGTCCCGGCTCCGCGTTGGGACTTCCGGAAGGGGATGCGTCTTCGTGATAGCCCGCCGTACCACCCGCCTCGCCGCACTGCTCGTCCTGCCCGCCGCGCTCACCCTCGGGGTGGCCGTGCCGGCCCTGGCTCACGAGGGGCACCCCGCCGGCACCACCAAGGCGGCCGACGGCGACACGTACCAGATCGATCTGGAGCAGCTGAACGACTCCGGTGCCAGCGGCGCCGCCCTGGTCAGCCTGGAGGGCGACCAGCTGACCGTGAAGATCGACGCGCAGGGGCTGGTCCCCGGCCAGCCGCACGCCCAGCACATCCACGGCTCCACCGACGGCCACGACTTCCGCTGCCCGGACAAGAGCGCGGACAAGGACGGCGACGGCATCGTCACCACCGCCGAGGGCCTGCCCATGTACGGGGACATCAACATCTCCCTGACCACCAAGGGCGACACGTCCAAGGACAGCGGCCTCGCGGTGGACCGGATGCCCGTCGCCGACAAGGACGGCAAGCTGACCTACTCCCGCACGATCACCGTCTCCAAGGACGTGGCCGACCACATCAAGGACCTGCACATCGTGCAGCACGGCATCGACCGGAACGGCGACGGCACGTACGACTTCGGCGCGGGCAAGAGCGAACTCGACCCGAAGCTGCCCCAGGAGGCCACCGCACCCGCCAACTGCGGCATGGTCAAGGGCGCCGCGGTCGGCTCCGTCCCGGTCGGCGGTGTCGAGACCGGCGGCGGGACCACCGGGGGCGTGGAGTCCCCGGGCATGCTCGCCGCCGGAGGCGCGGCCGTCCTCGCGGCCGGCGGACTGTTCGCCGTACGCCGCCGGACGCGGACCACGGACGCCCGTGACAACGGCTGACCACCGGTCCCGCATCTGACCGACGACCCGTCACGGCCGAGCACAGGAACAGGGAAAGGTGAAGCGATGGACAGGGCACCCGACGAGGACCCGCCCCGCAGGCCGTCCTGGCGGCGCCGGGCCCCGCTCGCCGCCATCGTCGCACTGCTCCTGACGGGCGGGCTGCTGCTGGTGCTGGGAACCACCCGGCAACAGCCCGCCCCGCCTCCCGCAGTGGCCAAGGGCCCCCCGCCCACCGCCGCCCCACACTCCTCAACACCCTCCACCGAGCCGCGGACACCCCCGCTCCCGTCCTCCCGCCCCGTCAGCATCACGATCCCGTCCCTCAAGGTCACTTCGGACCTCGAACAGCTCGGGCTCGGGAAGAACCGCGCGATGGAGACGCCGAAGGACCCGGCGAAGGCGGGCTGGTACCGCCCCGGCACCACCCCCGGCGCGATCGGCCCCTCCGTGATCGCCGGCCATGTCACCTGGGACGGCGTACCGGCGGTGTTCTTCAAGCTCACCGAACTGGAACCCGGCGACCGCATCGACGTCAGCCGCGCGGACGGCACGACGGCGGTGTTCACCGTCGACCGGACCGCCACCTACCCCAAGGACGACTTCCCCACGGTCGAGGTCTACCGCAACCTCGACCACGCCGGACTCCGCCTGATCACCTGCGGCGGCGACTACTCCCGCGAGGACAGCCGTTACGCCGACAACGTGGTGGTCTACGCGAGCCTGACGGGACACGGGGGCCGTTGACCCGGCGGGCCTCAGCGCTGCTGGTCGAGGGGGAGCGCGAGGCCGGTCACCTGCTGACGCCGGGGGAAGGCGCCGAGATCACGGGCGGCCCCGGTCAGCACGTCGACCGCGTACAGCCGGGCGGCACCGCCGGTGTCGCTGATGACGCGCAGCCGGTCGGCCGCCGGGTTGAAGTCGACGCCGAAGTGCCCGCCGGAGAGGGCGACGGTGAGCTGGGAGACCTTCACGGCCCGGGCGTCGGCCGTACCGAGCGTGTAGACGCCGCCCTGGTCGCCGACGCCGTAGAGCTTCCCGTCCTGCACGCGGAAGTCGATCCCCACGACCCTGGTGTCCCCGCGCAGCCCGGACACCTTCCCGATGGCCCCGGCGGGCCGGTCCACGGGGAACGCGACCAGCCGCTGATCGGCGGTCAGCCCGACGGCGGTGAGCGCCTGGTGCCCCCGGTGGCCGGTGCGGGGCCCGCCGTGGCCGTCCGCCGAGGCCAGGGCCGGGGCGGAAAGGGCCGCGAGCACGGAGACGGAGACGGCGACGACGGTCCTGCGTGTACGCATGACGCTCCAGGAGGAGGGGGCGGGTCCCGCCCGGAAGCCGAGCGGTCTCACGGCTGCTTCGGAGCCCGGGCCCGCGCGGATGGGCCGTATCCCGAAAGGGCACCCGAACGGAGTCATCGACCCAAAGCGAGCGGGTTCCCCGTCGTGCGTTCCCTGCTCTACTCTTGCGAATGGTGTGCAATAGAGGGGTTTGTGCCTCATTCGGCCCAGTGGTCGGCGTCCGTGTCGTCGTGAGTTTCCGCCCGGCGTTCACCGCGCCCATCTGCCTTCCCACCGGCCCGTTCGTCCTCCGTGGAACGCGAGGCCGGGCCTGAGGAACCTGCCGGGGATGTGTACGGGCGGGGTTCTGACGTGCTTGGGTACGGCTGCGTAGTCAAGACGTGCTTGTGTACGGCTGCGTAGTCAAGGGGTCAGGACGGGCCCGCGTTTCATGCCGCCCCGTCGCCCCGTCTCCTGCGAGACCGCCCGTCGGGCGGTCTTCCGCCGCCGTGCCGGACGTCGTCCCCATCCAGCCCGCCCCGCCCTTCGGCATGCCCTCACGCGTGCCGGGGCAGGGCAGCCAGCAGACAGAAGGAACAGCGTGAAGGATTCTCAGGCCAGGCCCCGTTCACGGCGCGTCCTGGACCGTTCCCTGCTCGTGCTCGGTACGACCACCCTGGCCGCGGGACTCGGAGCGATGACCCTCGCCCCGGGCCTCAGCGCCGCCTCCAGCCACCGTGAGGCTCCCCTGATCGCCGGGGACCCGCGGGCGGACAACACCGACGTGTACGCGTTCACCAGCCCCGACAAGGCCGACACCGTCACGATGGTGGCGAACTGGATCCCCTTCGAGGAGCCCAACGGCGGCCCGAACTTCTACGCGTTCGGCGACGACCTGCGCTACAACATCAAGATCGACAACACGGGTGACGGCGTCGCCGACGTCACGTACAGCTGGCGCTTCCGCAGCAGCTACCGCGACGACGCGAACCAGTTCCTCTACAACACCGGCCAGGTCACCTCGTTGAACGACCCGGACCTCAACTTCCGCCAGGTCTACGACCTCGTCGTCACCGCCGAGGGCAGGAGCCGGACCCTGCTGTCCGGTGTCCCGGCCGCCCCCTCCCGCACCGGCAAGGCGTCGATGCCCGACTACGCGGCCCTCCGCAAGCAGGCCACCTTCGGTCTGCCGGGCGGCGGCACGACGTACGCGGGCCAGGCCGAGGACCCGTTCTTCGCCGACCTCCGGGTCTTCGACCTCCTCTACGGCGGCGACCTGAGTGAGCGGGGACAGGACACCCTGGCCGGGTACAACGTCAACACCATCGCCATCCAGATCCCCAAGAAGCAGCTCGCCCTGAGGGGCAACCCCTCCCGCAACCCGGTCATCGGCGTCTGGTCGACCACCGAGCGTGGCGGCGCCACGGTCAAGGACTCCCGCGACCAGGGCACCGCGGCGCAGTGGAAGCAGGTCTCCCGCCTCGGGAACCCGCTGGTCAACGAGGTCGTCGTCCCGCTGAAGTTCAAGGACGCCTTCAACACCCTCAACCCCAGCCAGGACCGCACCGTACAGCCGGTCGTCGACAAGGTGTACGACCCGATCCTGCCCAAGCTCATCCAGCAGGTCTACGGCGTCCCGGCCCCCAAGACCCCCCGCAACGACCTCGCCGAGATCTACCTCACGGGCATCTGCAAGGCCTGCGGCCCGATCAAGGCCGACCTGAACGCCCACCGCCTCAACAAGGACGCGCCGCTCAAGCGGATCGTCCCGGCGGAGGAGCTGCGCCTGAACATGGCGGTGCCGCCCACCGCGAAGCCCCAGCGCCTCGGCGTCCTCGCGGGCGACCTGGCCGGCTTCCCGAACGGGCGCCGCCTCGCCGACGACGTCATCGACATCTCGCTCCAGGCCGTCGAGGGCGCCGCCCAGACCGGTGTGCTCGTCCCCGCGCTCGCGGACGGCGACAAGGTGAACGCCAACGAGGTCCCGTTCGGCACGTCGTTCCCGTACGTCGCGCTGCCGCACACCAAGAACGTGAACCGCGGCCCCGGCGCGGCCGGGCGCAACGCCGAGCAGGCCTCGACGGAGAACACCGCGGCGAGCCCCGCCCTGAAGCCGACGCACGCGGCGGCGCTCGCCGGGGCGGGCGCGCTGCTCCTCGGCGTCGGGGGCTTCCGCCTCCGCCGCCGCGGCAAGGACAGCTGAACCGGCCGCAGCGAGAACAGCTGCACCGGCCGGAGCAAGAACGGCTGCACCGGCCGGAGCAAGAACAGCTGAACCGGCCGCAGCAGAAGGCGGATCGAGGCCACGAAGGTGTCCGGGCCGGGGAGCACCACCCCGGCCCGGACACCGCCGAACCATGGGGATGACCTTTCGTGCACCCGGACCACACCACACCCACGGCACCTACGCACACCCCGCCGAAGGGCCGCGGGCGACTGCGGAGCATCGCGTTCACCCTGGCGCTGGGCGCGGCGATGTTCGCTGCCGGCGCCGTCCTGCTGACCCCCGACGGGACCACCGCTCCCCGCCCGGCGGACCACGGCCGAGCAGCGGGTGCGCCCCGTGGGTCGATCGAAGCGCTCCAGGCCCGGGTGACCCGGCTGCCGAAGGACCCGGGCGGCTGGGCAGCCCTCGGAATGGCCTACGTCCAGCAGGCCCGCACCACCGCCGACCCGGCCACCTACGACCGGGCCGAAAAGGCGCTGCGGACCTCCCTCTCCGTACAGAGTGAGGACAACACGGACGCGGAGACCGCGATGGGAGCCCTCGCCGCGGCCCGCCACGACTTCCCCACCGCGCTCCACTGGGCCCGCAGGGCCACCGCCGGCGACCCCTACAGCTCCTCCGCCCACGGTGTACTCGCCGACGCCTGCACCCAGTTGGGTCGTTACGACGAAGCCGACGAGGCCGTGCAGAGGATGGTGGACCTGCGCCCGGACGCCGCCTCCCTCGCCCGCGCCTCGTACGCCTTCGAGCTCAAGGGGGAGACCGCTCGGGCCCGCGCCCTGATGCGGCGCTCACTGGCGGCAGCGGCCACCCCGGCCGACACGGCGTTCGCCCACAACGTCCTGGCGTCCCTGGACCTCCAGGACGCCGACCCCCGGGCAGCGCTCGCCGAGACACGCACCGGGCTCACCGCGGCCCCCGACGACGCGGCACTCCTGGAGACCCGGGCCCGCGCGCACCTGGCCCTGGGCGACACCACCCAGGCCGTGGCCGACTACCGGGCGGCCGTCGCGATCGCCCCCCTGCCGCACCACCTGCTGGGCCTGGCCGAGTTGGAGCAGTCCCTGGGAAACGGCGCGCAGGCCGAGGAGAGTTACGCGGTCCTACGCGCCCAGGACCGCATCCGGGAAGCCGCAGGCGACCCGGCCGACACGGACGCGATCCTCTTCGAAGCCGACCACGGCAACCCGCGAAGAGCCGTGGCCATGGCCGAACAGACGCTGCGCGCCCGGCCGTTCATCGCCGTACACGACGCGTACGCCTGGGCCCTGCACCGAGCGGGCCGGGACACCGAAGCCCTCGCCCAGGCCGACGAAGCCCTGGCCCTGGGCACCCGCAGCGCGCTCTTCCGCTACCACCGCGCCGCCATCCACCACGCCCTCGGCAACCCCGAAGCGGCCCGCCGCGACCTGACCGAAGCGCTGCGCGAGCCGGGCTTCCACCCCCTGCACGCCGACGCCGCCCGTGACCTGCTCCAGCGAATCGACACCACACCATGACCTGCACCCTGCGCCGAGCCCTCGCCACCCTGACCCTCGCCGCCGTCGCGAGCGTGGCATCGGCCCCCGCCGCCACGGCCCACCCGCTCGGCAACTTCAGCGTCAACCACCACACGGGCCTCATTCTCCGGCCCGACCGGATCGACGCCCAGGTCGTGGTCGACCGCGCGGAGATCTCGACCCTCCAGGAACGCCCCGCCATCGACACCGACCACGACGGCCTGATCAGCGACAGCGAATCGCGCGCCCACGCCGAGAAGACCTGTTCCGACCTGAGCGGCCGGCTCCACCTGAGCGTGGGCGGCACGCGGGCGGACTGGCAGCGGACCTCGGCCACGCTGGTGTACGAGGACGGGGAGGCGGGCCTCAGAACCAGCCGCCTCACCTGCGCGCTGACCACCCCGGCAGACCTCACCGAGGCCGCCGGCATCCGAGCCGAGACGACCTACGACACCACGCGCATCGGCTGGCACGAGATGACCGCCACCGGCCAGGGCGTCCGGATCACCCGCACCGACGTACCGGAGACCTCCACCACCCAGGAGCTGCGCCGCTACCCCCAGGACCCCCTGGCCTCCCCCCTCGACCAGCGCACGGCAGAACTGCGCAGCGAGCCCGGGCAGGGTACGGGCCCCCTCCCGTCCGTGGCGGCGGACCTTCCCGGCGCGGGCGTGGTCAGCCAGGTACTCGCCAAGGTCACCGGAGCGTTCGACGCCCTCGTCGGAGCCCGCGAGATCACCCTGCCCGTGGGCCTGCTGGCCCTGCTCCTGGCCCTGGTCCTCGGAGCCTCCCACGCGGCGATGCCCGGCCACGGCAAGACCATCATGGCCGCCTACCTGGCCGGCCGCCGAGGCACCCGCCGGGACGCCCTCACGGTCGGCGCCACCGTCACCCTCACCCACACCGCGGGCGTCCTCGTCCTCGGCCTGGCCCTCCCGGTCTCCACCCATCTGGCAGGCGAAATGGCCCTGTTGTGGCTCGGCGCCGCCAGCGGCCTCCTGGTCACGGGCATCGGCCTCTGGCTCTTCCTGGGCGCGGTGCGGGGCAGACCACAACACAACCACCATCACCACGGCCACGGCCACGGAGGCCACGACCACGGGCACAGCCACGCTGACGGAGGCCACCACCACGACCACGATCACCCCCGTCCGCACCACCACGGGCCGGTCGCACCGGTCCCGGCGCCCGCCGGGCCGCCGGCCGGGGAACTCCGGGCCGACTCCACGGTCGCCACCCTCGCCCCGCCGAACCAAGAACAAGAGCAGGACCAAGGCCACCACCACCACGACCACCCGTCAGGCACGTCACCGGCCCCCGACAAGCCCCGGCGCACGAGCAGGACCGGCCTCATCGGCATGGGCATCGCGGGCGGCCTCGTCCCCAGCCCCTCCGCCCTCGTGGTGCTCCTCGGTGCCGTAGCCCTGGGCCGTACGGCCTTCGGCGTGCTCCTCGTCGTCGGCTACGGACTCGGCATGGCCGCCACGCTCACCCTCGCCGGGCTCCTCCTCGTCCGCCTGCGCGAACGGATCGAGAGCCACGACCGGACCAGGACCCTCCGCCACCACCCCCTGCTCCGGAAGCTGGCCCGGACCGGCCCCGTGATCACCTCGCTCCTCGTCGTCGCCGTCGGCCTCGGCCTGACCCTGCGCGCGGCGACGGGGAACGGCTAGCTCCGGGGTCCGCTCACTCCGGTGGACGGCGACCGGGCGGGTCGCGGCCAGGGCGTCAGCACTCGATGATGTTCACCGCGAGCCCGCCCCGCGCCGTCTCCTTGTACTTGACGCTCATGTCGGCCCCCGTCTCCTTCATCGTCTTGATGACCTTGTCCAGCGAGACCTTGTGGCTGCCGTCCCCCCGCAGCGCCATCTTCGCCGCCGTGACCGCCTTCACCGCCGCCATGCCGTTGCGCTCGATGCACGGGATCTGGACCAGGCCGCCGACCGGGTCGCAGGTCAGGCCCAGGTTGTGTTCCATGCCGATCTCGGCGGCGTTCTCCACCTGCTCGGGGGAGCCGCCCAGGACCTCGGCGAGGGCGCCGGCCGCCATGGAGCAGGCCGAGCCGACCTCGCCCTGGCAGCCGACCTCGGCGCCGGAGATGGAGGCGTTCTCCTTGAAGAGGAGGCCGATCGCGCCGGCGGCGAGGAGGAAGCGGACGACGCTGTCCTCCTTCTCCGTCTCGGTGCAGCCGGCCGAGGCGAAGTTCATGTAGTAGTGCAGGACGGCCGGGATGATGCCCGCCGCGCCGTTGGTGGGGGCCGTGACCACGCGGCCGCCCGCCGCGTTCTCCTCGTTGACCGCCATCGCGTAGAGGGTGATCCACTCCATCGCGTGGGCCTGCGGGTCGCCCTCGGCGCGGAGCTGGCGGGCCGAGTTGGCGGCGCGGCGGCGGACCTTGAGGCCGCCGGGGAGGATGCCCTCGTGGGACATACCGCGTGAGACGCAGGCCTGCATGACCCGCCAGATGTCCAGCAGCCCGGCGCGGATCTCCGCCTCGGTGCGCCAGGCCAGCTCGTTCTCCAGCATCATCCGGGAGATGGAGAGTCCGGTCTCCCGGGCCAGGCGCAGCAGCTCGTCGCCGGTGCGGAAGGGGTGCCGCAGGGCTGTGTCGTCGGGGACGATCGGGTTCTCGCCCGCCACCGCGTCCTCGTCCACGACGAAGCCGCCGCCGACCGAGTAGTACGTCTTCTCCAGGACCGGGGCGCCCTCGGTGTCGTACGCGAAGATCGTCATGCCGTTGGCGTGGTACGGGAGGGCCTTGCGGCGGTGCAGGACCAGGTCGTCGTCGAAGGCGAACGCGATCTCGTGCATGCCGAGCAGGTTGATCCGGCCCGAGGAACGGATCTCGTCGACCCGGGCGTCGGCGCTCTCCACGTCGACCGTCTGCGGGGACTCGCCCTCCAGGCCGAGCAGGACCGCCTTCGGGGTGCCGTGGCCGTGCCCGGTCGCGCCGAGGGAGCCGTACAGCTCGGCCCGTATCGAGGTGGTGTGCGCGAGCAGGCCCTCGTTCTTCAGGCGGCGCGCGAACATCCGGGCGGCCCGCATCGGGCCCACCGTGTGGGAGCTGGACGGGCCGATGCCGACCGAGAAGAGGTCGAAGACCGAGATGGCCACGGGAGGACTCCTTGGGGGGTTGGAAGACGCCGTTGTCTGCCTGGGCGGTGCGAGGACAAGCGGGGAAAGCGGGAGAAATGCAAACCAAAGGGCAAGGAACGGGGCACCGCGCTCACTCGTCCAGTGTGCGCGGTGCCCCGTCGCGATGCGCGGAACCGCAGGCCAGGTGCTACTTCAGGCCGGGGTACAGCGGGAACTTCTCGGCCAACGCCACGACGCGGGCCTTGAGGTCGTCCGCGTCGTACGACGGCTTGAGGGCGGCGGCGATGATCTCCGCGACCTCGGTGAAGTCCTCGGCGCCGAAGCCGCGGGTGGCGAGCGCCGGGGTGCCGATCCGCAGGCCCGAGGTGACCATCGGGGGGCGCGGGTCGTTCGGGATGGCGTTCCGGTTGACCGTGATGCCCAGCTCGTGGAGCCGGTCCTCGGCCTGCTGGCCGTCCAGCTCGGAGTTGCGCAGGTCGACCAGGACCAGGTGCACGTCGGTGCCGCCGGAGAGGACGGAGACGCCCACCTCGGTGACGTCCGGCTGGACCAGGCGCTCGGCGAGGATGCGGGCGCCGTCCAGGGTGCGCTGCTGGCGCTCCTTGAACTCCTCGCCCGCCGCGATCTTGAACGAGACCGCCTTGGCCGCGATCACGTGCTCCAGCGGGCCGCCCTGCTGACCCGGGAAGACCGCCGAGTTGATCTTCTTGGCGAGCTCCTGCGTGGAGAGGATCACACCACCGCGCGGACCGCCGAGGGTCTTGTGCGTGGTGGTGGTGACGACATGGGCGTGCTCCACCGGGTTGGGGTGCAGACCGGCCGCGACCAGGCCCGCGAAGTGCGCCATGTCGACCATCAGGTACGCGCCGACCTCGTCCGCGATGCGGCGGAAGGCGGCGAAGTCCAGCTGGCGCGGGTAGGCGGACCAGCCGGCGACGATCAGCTTCGGCTGGGACTCCTTGGCGAGGCGCTCGACCTCCTCCATGTCCACCAGGCCGCTCTCGTCGACGTGGTAGGGGACCACGTTGTAGAGCTTGCCGGAGAAGTTGATCTTCATGCCGTGGGTCAGGTGACCGCCGTGGGCCAGGTTCAGGCCCATGATCGTGTCGCCCGGCTTCAGCAGCGCGAACATCGCGGCGGCGTTCGCCTGCGCACCGGAGTGCGGCTGGACGTTGGCGGCCT
This DNA window, taken from Streptomyces griseus subsp. griseus, encodes the following:
- a CDS encoding DUF4394 domain-containing protein; the encoded protein is MRTRRTVVAVSVSVLAALSAPALASADGHGGPRTGHRGHQALTAVGLTADQRLVAFPVDRPAGAIGKVSGLRGDTRVVGIDFRVQDGKLYGVGDQGGVYTLGTADARAVKVSQLTVALSGGHFGVDFNPAADRLRVISDTGGAARLYAVDVLTGAARDLGAFPRRQQVTGLALPLDQQR
- a CDS encoding LPXTG cell wall anchor domain-containing protein produces the protein MIARRTTRLAALLVLPAALTLGVAVPALAHEGHPAGTTKAADGDTYQIDLEQLNDSGASGAALVSLEGDQLTVKIDAQGLVPGQPHAQHIHGSTDGHDFRCPDKSADKDGDGIVTTAEGLPMYGDINISLTTKGDTSKDSGLAVDRMPVADKDGKLTYSRTITVSKDVADHIKDLHIVQHGIDRNGDGTYDFGAGKSELDPKLPQEATAPANCGMVKGAAVGSVPVGGVETGGGTTGGVESPGMLAAGGAAVLAAGGLFAVRRRTRTTDARDNG
- a CDS encoding TOBE domain-containing protein; this translates as MALTREQLAARAARELTDGGYVNLGIGLPALIPGFLPEGEGGQLTAAITKDAVDDLGLAAGTPVTALVKSTEVSLTAG
- a CDS encoding ATP-binding protein; this encodes MTVTESAPGLPATVDVEVLWARLARVEERVRHAVAARRATDPEPDDPFRGQYLTPEAVERVLESRDAFAPVPADGPLSGAGYAPPGSRLDRLAGSFGLVPLDVELLLVAMAPDIDARFERLYGYLNDDLTRRRPAIGLALELCGLPAAGSGRFRFQPSAPLVAGGLLEIGDPERPLLSRSLSVPDRVTAHLLGDDVPDGRLRGLVHVPAPGTEPEDHPEAHRIAAALATGGGLVHLLDRGGDPAGLAVEALTAAGRRPLVVDTAALAAAGDRAPELARTLAAEARLAHGGLVLGPLEALAPERPEGARLLASLCAAVSGTPLIAYGKGNWDPLWTRDSPVPVAVLPPGPTGAARRWRRALAEAAGAVGLPDAQAPADDRLIEATASYRLDSDQLRKAATVASRLALLAQRPVHPDDLRTAVRAQNGAGLERLARRIEPAVGWDDLVLPPATRTQLTELALRARHREQVLGEWGMRPGGGRGRGVIAMFAGESGTGKTMSAEVVARELGMELYVVDLSTVVDKYIGETEKNLERIFVEASDVNGILLFDEADAIFGKRSQVKDAHDKHANVESAYLLQRMESFDGIAVLTTNLRANLDEAFTRRLDVIAEFPMPDAEQRLALWDRCLGASIPRDPALDLEFCAARFELAGGSIRACAVTAAYLAAESGAPLTMDQLVTAVLQEYRKLGRLVLESEFGPWLAKERQGR
- a CDS encoding DUF4331 domain-containing protein — encoded protein: MKDSQARPRSRRVLDRSLLVLGTTTLAAGLGAMTLAPGLSAASSHREAPLIAGDPRADNTDVYAFTSPDKADTVTMVANWIPFEEPNGGPNFYAFGDDLRYNIKIDNTGDGVADVTYSWRFRSSYRDDANQFLYNTGQVTSLNDPDLNFRQVYDLVVTAEGRSRTLLSGVPAAPSRTGKASMPDYAALRKQATFGLPGGGTTYAGQAEDPFFADLRVFDLLYGGDLSERGQDTLAGYNVNTIAIQIPKKQLALRGNPSRNPVIGVWSTTERGGATVKDSRDQGTAAQWKQVSRLGNPLVNEVVVPLKFKDAFNTLNPSQDRTVQPVVDKVYDPILPKLIQQVYGVPAPKTPRNDLAEIYLTGICKACGPIKADLNAHRLNKDAPLKRIVPAEELRLNMAVPPTAKPQRLGVLAGDLAGFPNGRRLADDVIDISLQAVEGAAQTGVLVPALADGDKVNANEVPFGTSFPYVALPHTKNVNRGPGAAGRNAEQASTENTAASPALKPTHAAALAGAGALLLGVGGFRLRRRGKDS
- a CDS encoding nickel transporter, with protein sequence MTCTLRRALATLTLAAVASVASAPAATAHPLGNFSVNHHTGLILRPDRIDAQVVVDRAEISTLQERPAIDTDHDGLISDSESRAHAEKTCSDLSGRLHLSVGGTRADWQRTSATLVYEDGEAGLRTSRLTCALTTPADLTEAAGIRAETTYDTTRIGWHEMTATGQGVRITRTDVPETSTTQELRRYPQDPLASPLDQRTAELRSEPGQGTGPLPSVAADLPGAGVVSQVLAKVTGAFDALVGAREITLPVGLLALLLALVLGASHAAMPGHGKTIMAAYLAGRRGTRRDALTVGATVTLTHTAGVLVLGLALPVSTHLAGEMALLWLGAASGLLVTGIGLWLFLGAVRGRPQHNHHHHGHGHGGHDHGHSHADGGHHHDHDHPRPHHHGPVAPVPAPAGPPAGELRADSTVATLAPPNQEQEQDQGHHHHDHPSGTSPAPDKPRRTSRTGLIGMGIAGGLVPSPSALVVLLGAVALGRTAFGVLLVVGYGLGMAATLTLAGLLLVRLRERIESHDRTRTLRHHPLLRKLARTGPVITSLLVVAVGLGLTLRAATGNG
- a CDS encoding class F sortase — its product is MDRAPDEDPPRRPSWRRRAPLAAIVALLLTGGLLLVLGTTRQQPAPPPAVAKGPPPTAAPHSSTPSTEPRTPPLPSSRPVSITIPSLKVTSDLEQLGLGKNRAMETPKDPAKAGWYRPGTTPGAIGPSVIAGHVTWDGVPAVFFKLTELEPGDRIDVSRADGTTAVFTVDRTATYPKDDFPTVEVYRNLDHAGLRLITCGGDYSREDSRYADNVVVYASLTGHGGR
- a CDS encoding tetratricopeptide repeat protein, translating into MHPDHTTPTAPTHTPPKGRGRLRSIAFTLALGAAMFAAGAVLLTPDGTTAPRPADHGRAAGAPRGSIEALQARVTRLPKDPGGWAALGMAYVQQARTTADPATYDRAEKALRTSLSVQSEDNTDAETAMGALAAARHDFPTALHWARRATAGDPYSSSAHGVLADACTQLGRYDEADEAVQRMVDLRPDAASLARASYAFELKGETARARALMRRSLAAAATPADTAFAHNVLASLDLQDADPRAALAETRTGLTAAPDDAALLETRARAHLALGDTTQAVADYRAAVAIAPLPHHLLGLAELEQSLGNGAQAEESYAVLRAQDRIREAAGDPADTDAILFEADHGNPRRAVAMAEQTLRARPFIAVHDAYAWALHRAGRDTEALAQADEALALGTRSALFRYHRAAIHHALGNPEAARRDLTEALREPGFHPLHADAARDLLQRIDTTP